In Acaryochloris marina S15, a single genomic region encodes these proteins:
- a CDS encoding cation-translocating P-type ATPase has protein sequence MPTVTLKLDGMSCAACANSIEKVLKNLPGVENCSVNFGAEQATVHYNPDQTCPRSVAASIDAAGFRAEILDDQDWYRLSDDLSQSPSPEASQQLRLKVWIGGMISILLMVGSLPMMTGVPMAWIPAWAHHPILQLILTVPVQFWCGYSFYGGALKALKQRTATMDTLIALGTSAAFFYSLAVTFIPAGSDQGFGVYYETSAVVITLILLGRWFEERAKGQTSTAIRQLMGLQAKTARVIRDGQVVEIAIATVQPGDTVLVRPGEKIPVDGQVIEGKSTVDEAMVTGESQPVHKQPGDLVVGATLNKTGSFQFRATHVGRDTVLAQIVKLVQEAQGSKAPIQRLADQITSWFVPAVITIAGITFIVWLLTTQTLSLALITAVGVLIIACPCALGLATPTSVMVGTGKGAEHGILIKGADSLELAHKIQTIVLDKTGTLTEGKPTVTDFVTTKGTDSGNELQLLQLAGIVESHSEHPLAEAVVRYAQSQDVDVLLSDTQNFAAIPGQGVQAQVKDHWVYIGTQRWLKTLGIETAALQTYAHQWESQSKTVIWLAIDHQLEAVMGITDALKPTSVEVVKTLKQMGLEVMMLTGDNWRTANAIAAQAHIEQVQAEVRPDQKAATIQQLQTGGHIVAMVGDGINDAPALAQADVGIAIGTGTDVAIAASDITLISGDLQSIVTAIKLSRATMRNIRQNLFFAFIYNIIGIPVAAGILYPFWGLLLNPMIAGAAMACSSVSVVTNALRLRKFQPGPILPAVVR, from the coding sequence ATGCCAACTGTGACACTAAAACTGGACGGGATGAGCTGTGCAGCTTGTGCCAACAGTATTGAAAAAGTCCTTAAGAATTTACCAGGTGTCGAAAACTGTAGCGTCAACTTTGGGGCTGAGCAAGCTACAGTCCACTACAACCCCGATCAAACCTGCCCTAGATCCGTAGCTGCATCCATCGATGCAGCTGGATTTAGAGCCGAGATTCTAGATGATCAGGATTGGTACAGGCTATCAGATGATCTTTCTCAGAGTCCCTCCCCTGAAGCATCCCAACAGCTGCGGCTCAAAGTATGGATCGGCGGCATGATCAGCATTTTGCTAATGGTGGGGTCACTGCCCATGATGACAGGTGTCCCCATGGCATGGATTCCAGCCTGGGCACACCACCCCATCTTGCAGCTTATTCTGACCGTGCCAGTTCAGTTTTGGTGTGGCTATTCCTTCTATGGCGGAGCCCTCAAGGCGCTAAAGCAGCGAACTGCCACGATGGATACCCTGATTGCCTTGGGCACCAGTGCTGCTTTTTTCTATTCTCTGGCAGTGACTTTTATCCCAGCGGGCTCCGACCAGGGCTTTGGGGTTTACTATGAAACCTCTGCTGTGGTGATTACCCTTATTCTGTTGGGACGATGGTTTGAAGAACGGGCCAAAGGCCAAACTTCTACAGCGATTCGGCAGTTGATGGGTTTGCAGGCTAAAACGGCTCGCGTGATTCGGGATGGGCAGGTCGTGGAGATTGCGATCGCAACTGTGCAACCCGGCGATACCGTCCTAGTTCGTCCTGGAGAAAAAATCCCCGTTGATGGTCAAGTGATTGAGGGGAAATCCACTGTTGATGAAGCGATGGTGACAGGAGAAAGTCAGCCCGTTCACAAGCAACCCGGCGATTTAGTGGTGGGCGCGACGCTCAATAAAACGGGCAGTTTCCAATTTCGAGCTACTCATGTGGGCAGAGACACTGTCTTGGCTCAAATCGTCAAACTAGTGCAGGAAGCCCAAGGCTCGAAAGCGCCGATTCAACGCTTGGCCGATCAGATCACGAGCTGGTTTGTCCCTGCCGTTATCACCATTGCCGGAATTACCTTTATCGTCTGGCTACTCACCACTCAAACCCTCTCCTTGGCCTTAATCACAGCCGTCGGCGTTCTCATTATTGCGTGTCCCTGTGCCCTAGGATTAGCCACTCCCACTTCCGTCATGGTCGGCACGGGCAAAGGGGCAGAACATGGCATTTTAATTAAAGGGGCTGACAGTCTGGAGCTGGCCCATAAGATTCAAACTATCGTCCTCGATAAAACTGGCACGTTGACGGAGGGAAAACCCACCGTAACGGACTTTGTCACTACCAAGGGAACGGATAGCGGCAATGAACTACAGCTGTTGCAGCTAGCAGGCATCGTCGAAAGCCACTCCGAGCATCCTCTCGCTGAAGCCGTAGTGCGATACGCCCAATCCCAGGATGTGGACGTATTGCTAAGTGATACGCAAAACTTTGCTGCGATCCCAGGTCAAGGCGTCCAAGCCCAAGTCAAGGACCACTGGGTTTATATCGGCACCCAGCGCTGGTTAAAAACACTGGGAATCGAAACTGCCGCGCTGCAAACCTATGCTCACCAGTGGGAATCGCAGAGCAAAACTGTAATTTGGCTAGCGATTGATCACCAGCTTGAAGCCGTGATGGGGATTACCGATGCCTTGAAGCCCACATCAGTTGAAGTAGTTAAAACCCTTAAGCAGATGGGCTTAGAGGTGATGATGCTGACGGGGGATAATTGGCGTACTGCGAATGCGATCGCAGCTCAAGCCCACATCGAACAGGTCCAGGCAGAAGTCCGTCCTGACCAAAAAGCTGCAACCATCCAGCAACTCCAAACGGGTGGGCACATCGTCGCCATGGTGGGAGATGGCATTAACGATGCCCCCGCCTTAGCTCAAGCCGATGTAGGTATAGCTATTGGCACAGGAACTGACGTTGCCATTGCCGCCAGTGACATCACTTTGATTTCAGGTGATCTACAGAGCATCGTCACGGCCATTAAACTCAGCCGCGCCACCATGAGGAACATTCGCCAGAATCTCTTTTTTGCCTTTATTTACAACATTATTGGTATTCCAGTCGCTGCCGGAATTCTCTATCCCTTTTGGGGGTTGCTCCTCAATCCCATGATTGCAGGGGCAGCAATGGCTTGTAGTTCCGTCTCCGTCGTTACTAATGCCCTTCGTTTACGGAAATTTCAGCCGGGACCTATTTTGCCAGCAGTAGTCCGGTAA
- a CDS encoding DUF4157 domain-containing protein: protein MKKPQSKPIPQAKSPVKTQLTAPLPPTIHAKSNEEGLAEWKAQQEKWARLGTPWMDKVPNLNGELVQPGLQRKLTLGQPGDKYEQEADRTASQVVQHINSSTFTHPTQGKPVQHGHESEKLGALIQRRQAMASRGVSPDLESAINSKRGSGQPLEEGLQRSMGQAMGADFSGVRVHTDSQSDQLNQSIQARAFTTGQDVFFQKGAYQPKSQVGQELIAHELTHVIQQNSTVQRHPSITSSGKEIVQRALERKDAIDLVQQYQRTLGNTQITGEVEINKKSARGSAIQEFKRLEQDSNKSKVKVKDPITLKQFKNMLEAAPPRKGERTSVSNKIEKAWVGTLTELDTGSLQPGDVAIRKDLEHSTTPVMGQKFLKGGMGSKWSGHAALYIGNSTFAEATGGEKVQRVGLADISTHAKKKDGGHYDTVFVIYRPNDETQAKAAVGIARWITLADLGYSKAHCAVPGPRSSQYGKRAKKYGKRLTEKQKTALNQGELVDALNAKDYEWMCRNIHAFEACGIKGIQIKDIANLATDEGVNLPQDYATESLDSVSDAATVTKLTLERVKKTLLANIRQEVIATVGNRKAMMCSEFVTTCFQSVGEETLIKTDAIATSPVALENYLIGNPDKFTVQGAYKVPGKTKD, encoded by the coding sequence GTGAAAAAGCCTCAATCTAAACCTATACCTCAGGCAAAATCACCTGTAAAAACTCAATTAACAGCACCATTACCTCCCACCATCCATGCTAAATCGAATGAAGAAGGTTTAGCTGAATGGAAAGCGCAACAGGAGAAATGGGCGCGGCTAGGAACCCCCTGGATGGACAAGGTTCCCAATCTCAATGGCGAGTTGGTGCAACCTGGGCTGCAGCGAAAGTTAACCCTTGGACAGCCAGGAGATAAGTATGAACAAGAAGCCGATCGCACCGCTTCTCAAGTGGTTCAGCACATCAATTCTTCTACTTTTACACATCCGACTCAAGGAAAGCCCGTCCAGCATGGACATGAGTCAGAAAAGCTTGGTGCTTTAATTCAACGTCGGCAAGCTATGGCAAGTAGAGGCGTATCACCAGATTTAGAGTCTGCTATCAATAGCAAAAGGGGCAGTGGACAACCCTTGGAGGAAGGATTACAGCGATCCATGGGCCAAGCAATGGGGGCAGATTTTAGTGGGGTCCGTGTTCATACGGATTCCCAGTCAGATCAGTTAAATCAATCCATTCAAGCAAGGGCTTTTACAACGGGTCAGGATGTATTTTTTCAGAAGGGCGCATATCAACCCAAATCTCAAGTGGGCCAAGAGTTGATTGCCCATGAATTGACCCATGTTATCCAGCAGAACTCAACGGTCCAAAGGCATCCATCCATCACAAGTTCGGGGAAAGAGATTGTCCAGAGAGCCTTAGAGCGCAAAGACGCAATAGATTTGGTTCAGCAATACCAACGTACGTTAGGTAACACCCAGATTACAGGTGAAGTGGAGATAAATAAGAAATCGGCCCGTGGGAGCGCAATTCAGGAATTCAAGAGATTAGAGCAAGACTCTAATAAATCTAAGGTTAAGGTAAAAGATCCAATCACCTTAAAACAATTTAAGAACATGCTGGAAGCGGCGCCTCCTCGGAAGGGGGAAAGAACATCTGTAAGCAACAAAATCGAGAAAGCTTGGGTAGGCACATTAACTGAACTCGATACGGGTAGCCTACAACCAGGTGATGTCGCTATTCGCAAAGATCTAGAACACTCAACTACACCAGTCATGGGACAGAAGTTCTTAAAAGGGGGGATGGGATCTAAATGGAGTGGCCATGCAGCTCTATATATCGGTAATAGTACATTTGCTGAAGCGACTGGAGGAGAGAAAGTCCAAAGAGTTGGTTTAGCTGATATTTCTACTCATGCTAAGAAAAAAGATGGTGGTCACTACGATACGGTGTTTGTGATATACCGACCAAACGATGAAACGCAAGCCAAGGCTGCGGTCGGCATCGCTCGCTGGATTACACTAGCTGATTTGGGATATTCAAAAGCGCATTGTGCAGTGCCAGGACCAAGGAGTAGTCAATATGGAAAGCGGGCTAAAAAATACGGAAAAAGGCTAACAGAAAAGCAGAAAACAGCGCTCAATCAGGGTGAGTTAGTGGATGCACTGAATGCAAAAGACTATGAATGGATGTGTCGCAATATTCATGCCTTTGAGGCGTGCGGAATAAAAGGAATTCAAATTAAGGATATTGCAAACTTAGCAACGGATGAAGGCGTGAACTTGCCGCAGGACTATGCAACCGAATCATTAGATTCAGTTTCAGATGCAGCCACGGTAACAAAGCTGACTTTAGAAAGAGTCAAAAAAACTTTGCTGGCAAACATTAGGCAAGAAGTTATTGCAACCGTGGGCAATAGAAAAGCTATGATGTGCTCTGAATTCGTAACGACGTGTTTTCAAAGTGTGGGAGAAGAGACGTTAATTAAGACGGATGCGATCGCTACCTCTCCAGTAGCTTTGGAAAACTATCTAATTGGTAACCCTGATAAATTCACCGTTCAAGGAGCATATAAAGTACCGGGTAAAACAAAAGATTGA
- a CDS encoding cyclic nucleotide-binding domain-containing protein translates to MVNLAELPSGSSPWKLGRLAQLLLLAMVVLTYSVIEMAVANSLFLTHVGADGLPLAFILIGLFSIPAYALFSQVVDQYSRPQLFRYMLMLAAVMAVGMWFLLAETGLVTYYIVLILVFFQWDFHNNILYASLLTDYFSALDYKRYAPFIGMAQAAGTLIGGGLTALLSHFFSTRELLLGLPVVFGIAIAQLFFLENTQRQIETVGKTDNVGMIEALKTFPDLVKRYPLMLFLAASSFLLVIIYLSAEFLWFSIYADNFTEDALTGFLGLMRVSVSVIQVLVLYCFTRPLLHWVGVARMNVVYPLTTLFGLFGIVLQTSLPAAIALHINGDGLYKSINIPVHQLNYNAVPREFLGRIRTLSDGFFYAVGLTTAGCLLWICHHTLSLAQISWIAIGLTCVLFGLRLPMGKYYAQGLEEMIRSDTINLDELGNVQAQFPAESNAVIRDLLKDSDRYTQIKGLEFATQLGQPSQFYLDVQPLLGQDDPDLQTAIVRLFSTNPDPETVAIFEDCLQTASGPLRSTALEILIANRYPFTAEQLQPLLTEADPTIRPLAAVAVDQVGQMDETLQATCDQIWYSDLSEAAGQAVVRVIACSQDRSLMPLLTKLLIQGDPGIQQESLAILATLGQAGDRDLADIAITALDHPAPLVRAAAFKLLGVVHVPDYATHIALGFEDPDSRVRQQAAKILPAYGKPGLLMAQESLSANDTDVVNTAIAAIGQVRNRQAGKILYEHLAPEFQQLVHTRKWQQQIPSTDPNWQPLALAIEDFHNRLLQKVLYILACLGHDRTVNAINRILSTNEQKDLASAVEALASLKNRRFVLPLLPVLEQVVKKEPVSGRSCVEPQWMRDKGYKLLLEALETQDRWIRIGALIALAGVPSALVNDPDPLVKTVAEQIFLSVDPDPLPTNQFMKRLLLLKEVALFKNLSLDELLLIDQTLEQEQKLAGETIFSEGSWCTYFYIIAEGKVQIIKDIDDQSRDLKQLSVGEYFGEVALFDDAPHWDGAIALENCTLLKLEKNRFISLMTQRPHIILEICRFLSQRLRETDNYRSLGTLESSQLSEVQS, encoded by the coding sequence ATGGTCAATTTAGCTGAGCTTCCGTCTGGTTCGTCCCCATGGAAATTGGGACGTCTGGCCCAGCTATTGCTTTTGGCCATGGTGGTACTCACCTATAGCGTCATTGAGATGGCGGTGGCTAATTCACTCTTTCTCACCCATGTGGGTGCCGATGGATTGCCCTTAGCCTTTATCTTGATCGGCCTGTTTTCAATCCCTGCCTATGCGTTGTTCTCGCAAGTAGTAGATCAATACAGCCGCCCCCAGCTATTTCGATACATGCTGATGTTGGCTGCGGTTATGGCTGTCGGTATGTGGTTCCTGCTGGCAGAAACGGGACTCGTTACCTACTATATCGTCCTGATTTTGGTCTTTTTTCAGTGGGACTTTCATAACAATATTCTCTATGCCAGTTTACTAACGGATTATTTTTCGGCTCTGGACTATAAGCGGTATGCCCCATTTATTGGCATGGCCCAGGCCGCTGGCACCCTAATTGGGGGCGGATTGACGGCGTTGTTGTCCCACTTCTTTTCTACCCGAGAGCTATTGCTGGGGTTACCCGTTGTGTTTGGGATTGCGATCGCACAGCTGTTTTTCCTGGAAAACACCCAACGCCAAATTGAAACCGTCGGCAAAACAGACAATGTGGGCATGATTGAAGCCCTAAAAACTTTTCCCGACTTGGTGAAGCGTTACCCGCTGATGCTGTTTTTGGCCGCCAGCAGCTTCTTGTTGGTGATTATCTACCTGTCCGCGGAATTTTTATGGTTCAGTATCTATGCCGATAACTTTACGGAAGATGCCCTCACGGGCTTCTTAGGCTTGATGCGGGTGAGCGTTAGCGTGATTCAGGTGCTGGTGCTCTATTGCTTTACTCGCCCGCTCCTCCATTGGGTCGGGGTCGCCCGCATGAATGTGGTCTATCCCCTAACCACTCTGTTTGGTCTGTTTGGCATTGTCCTGCAAACCAGCCTTCCGGCTGCCATCGCCCTCCATATCAATGGAGATGGCCTCTACAAAAGCATCAATATCCCCGTCCATCAGCTCAACTATAATGCGGTCCCTCGGGAGTTTTTAGGTCGCATTCGAACCCTTAGCGATGGCTTCTTTTATGCGGTGGGCTTAACCACAGCGGGCTGCCTCCTCTGGATCTGTCATCACACCCTGAGCTTGGCTCAAATTTCCTGGATTGCCATCGGCTTGACTTGCGTTTTATTTGGTCTGCGTTTACCCATGGGCAAGTACTATGCCCAGGGTCTAGAAGAAATGATCCGCTCGGACACCATTAATTTGGATGAGCTGGGCAATGTCCAGGCCCAGTTCCCAGCAGAGTCCAATGCAGTGATTCGCGACTTGCTCAAAGATAGCGATCGCTACACCCAAATCAAGGGTCTGGAGTTTGCAACCCAGCTCGGGCAACCCAGCCAGTTTTATTTAGATGTACAGCCATTGCTAGGGCAGGACGATCCAGATCTGCAAACGGCCATTGTTCGCCTATTCAGCACTAATCCAGATCCAGAAACCGTCGCAATTTTTGAAGATTGCCTGCAGACTGCCTCTGGGCCGCTCCGTTCCACCGCCTTAGAAATTCTGATTGCCAATCGTTACCCCTTTACGGCGGAACAACTTCAACCCCTCTTAACGGAGGCGGATCCAACCATACGGCCCTTAGCAGCAGTCGCTGTAGATCAAGTGGGCCAAATGGATGAGACCCTGCAAGCCACCTGTGATCAAATCTGGTATTCAGACCTTTCTGAAGCAGCGGGTCAAGCCGTGGTGCGGGTGATCGCCTGCAGCCAAGATCGAAGCTTAATGCCATTGCTAACGAAATTGCTGATCCAGGGCGATCCGGGTATTCAGCAAGAGAGCTTGGCTATCCTTGCCACCCTAGGCCAAGCTGGGGATCGAGATCTAGCGGATATCGCTATTACGGCCCTCGATCATCCTGCGCCGTTGGTTCGAGCTGCTGCCTTTAAGTTATTGGGAGTAGTCCATGTCCCGGACTATGCCACCCACATTGCCCTGGGATTTGAAGATCCTGATTCTCGAGTCCGACAGCAGGCAGCTAAGATTTTGCCCGCCTATGGCAAGCCGGGATTGCTGATGGCCCAAGAGAGTTTATCTGCGAATGATACGGACGTAGTGAATACTGCGATCGCAGCCATAGGACAGGTGCGAAATCGTCAGGCCGGTAAGATCTTGTATGAGCATCTAGCCCCTGAGTTCCAGCAACTCGTCCATACCCGTAAATGGCAGCAGCAAATCCCCAGTACAGATCCCAATTGGCAACCCCTAGCCTTGGCGATTGAAGATTTTCACAATCGACTGTTGCAAAAAGTGCTCTATATTCTGGCCTGCCTGGGCCATGATCGAACGGTCAATGCCATCAATCGCATCCTCAGTACCAATGAACAAAAGGATTTAGCCAGTGCAGTCGAAGCCTTAGCTTCTCTGAAAAATCGTCGCTTTGTGTTGCCTCTGCTTCCAGTGCTAGAACAGGTGGTTAAAAAAGAGCCTGTCAGCGGACGAAGTTGCGTTGAACCACAATGGATGCGAGATAAAGGGTATAAATTACTGTTAGAAGCCTTAGAAACTCAGGATCGATGGATTCGGATCGGGGCTTTAATCGCCCTAGCGGGTGTCCCCTCTGCTTTAGTCAACGATCCAGACCCCCTCGTTAAAACCGTGGCGGAACAGATTTTTCTGTCGGTTGATCCAGACCCCTTACCTACGAATCAATTTATGAAACGCCTGCTGTTGCTCAAGGAAGTTGCCCTCTTCAAGAATTTATCTCTGGATGAGCTGTTGCTGATTGACCAAACCCTTGAACAGGAGCAAAAACTGGCTGGAGAAACCATCTTCTCAGAAGGCAGTTGGTGCACATATTTCTACATCATTGCGGAAGGCAAGGTCCAAATTATTAAAGACATTGATGACCAGTCCAGGGATTTAAAGCAGCTGTCTGTGGGTGAATATTTTGGGGAAGTGGCCCTATTTGATGATGCGCCCCATTGGGATGGAGCCATTGCCCTAGAAAACTGCACGTTGCTAAAGCTAGAGAAAAATCGGTTTATTAGCCTGATGACCCAGCGGCCCCACATTATTCTGGAAATTTGCCGATTTCTGAGTCAACGCCTCCGAGAAACAGATAATTATCGATCTTTAGGAACGCTGGAATCCTCTCAACTTTCAGAAGTTCAATCATAG
- a CDS encoding histidine phosphatase family protein, producing the protein MQNKFKVFSLLMAIGMGANLTACNGSPSSRQDTANPNVQSAPLTKSEQTNGQAADNNQGKIANAEFKDKLRGEELLSALQKGGYIIYFRHTQTNKGEKDQASSKSDLANCELQRQLSQEGTQQAQEIGAAFTAKNIPVGEVITSEYCRTWKTADSAFGQHVKNPRLNYLPTKTPSPQQRDEAEKNVKPLLTALPKAEKNTVIVGHSDIFEVTTGILPEPEGVAYVMTPNGKGDFVLEANVLPEEWSKL; encoded by the coding sequence ATGCAAAATAAATTTAAGGTTTTTAGTCTACTAATGGCTATTGGCATGGGAGCAAACTTAACAGCCTGTAACGGATCGCCCTCATCTAGACAAGACACCGCCAACCCTAATGTCCAAAGTGCCCCTTTAACAAAGTCTGAGCAGACAAATGGACAAGCCGCCGACAACAACCAGGGCAAAATAGCTAATGCTGAATTTAAAGACAAGCTCAGGGGTGAAGAACTCTTAAGTGCTCTACAAAAGGGCGGGTATATTATCTATTTTCGCCATACCCAGACCAATAAAGGTGAAAAAGATCAGGCTAGCTCTAAGTCGGACCTCGCCAACTGTGAACTCCAGCGGCAATTGAGTCAAGAAGGCACCCAACAGGCTCAAGAAATAGGGGCAGCATTCACCGCCAAAAATATTCCTGTAGGGGAAGTAATCACTAGTGAGTATTGCCGAACTTGGAAAACGGCAGATTCAGCATTTGGTCAGCATGTGAAGAATCCTCGGCTCAACTATTTACCGACTAAAACCCCTTCGCCACAACAAAGAGACGAAGCGGAGAAAAACGTAAAACCATTACTAACTGCACTTCCCAAGGCAGAGAAAAATACTGTTATTGTTGGGCATTCCGATATCTTTGAAGTCACTACTGGCATTCTGCCGGAACCAGAAGGGGTGGCCTATGTAATGACTCCCAATGGCAAGGGAGACTTTGTGCTAGAAGCCAATGTATTACCTGAGGAATGGTCAAAACTATAG
- a CDS encoding cation-translocating P-type ATPase, with product MEWYQLHPEEVLHHLDASLDQGLSHAEVTLRQQTYGLNELIEQDRESPWHMLWKQLTATMVLILIVASVLSGLLGDLKDALAILAIVIFNAGLGFFQDYQAEQAISALKKLAVPRVRVRRQESWQAVGAQSLVPGDIIALEAGNLVPADCRVMDSASLRVQEASLTGESEPVNKIVDALADQHPLAERYNMVYMGTAVTYGRGQAVVTHTGMKTELGQIAAAIQTAKPSPTLLQQRLDRFGQQLAIAITILILIIFLLGLWQGENLRFMFLTAVSLGVAAVPEGLPAIVTIALALGAQRMLKHQALIRKLPAVETLGSVTVICSDKTGTLTENRMAVTDLVFAGTEMSIPATPNMPLTPTLPPNPCLQSLQSNQQSVLDVMLTGLALCNDACLESDPDQLNHYRLLGDPTETALLAAAAQLGSWPPQFRQHLPRHQELPFDANRKLMSTVHRFQTMPGLEALAQSAPAPLSSLNLMFTKGALDRLLDQSSHIWGADLIEPLSAAKRQEISQIHDRLAADGKRILGLALRWLPQSPNGLSPQNLEQDLVLVGLVAMIDPPRPEAKDAVFLCQTAGIRPVMITGDHPITAKAIAQQLNIASSLPLTGQDLDKINEAELLEAVQHVSIYARVSPQHKLAIVRTLQHQGQIVAMTGDGINDAPALKQANIGVAMGITGTDVAKQAADMILLNDDFSTIVEAVREGRVIYDNIRKFIKYTLSGNCGELWVILMAPLVNMPIPLLPLQILWINLLADGLLAIGLSVEPAERNIMRRSPYSPTENLFSRGVGRDIAWIGLLLGCLFFGVGYWGWQTGLAHWQTLIFSTLAFSRIFLVQAIRSEQESLFKMGVISNRPLLGTVLLTTGLQLLVLYHPMFQKIFETQPLSMVELLLCLGVASLGFWAVELQKWRMRRTSRLG from the coding sequence ATGGAGTGGTATCAACTGCATCCAGAGGAAGTCTTGCATCATTTGGACGCCTCTCTTGATCAGGGACTTTCCCACGCTGAGGTAACCCTTCGACAACAGACCTATGGTCTAAATGAACTGATCGAACAAGACCGCGAAAGCCCTTGGCATATGCTGTGGAAACAGCTAACAGCCACCATGGTCTTGATTCTGATTGTGGCTTCAGTTCTATCCGGTTTGCTAGGGGATCTTAAAGATGCCCTAGCTATTCTAGCTATTGTTATTTTCAATGCGGGCCTAGGCTTCTTTCAAGATTATCAAGCGGAACAAGCCATTTCTGCTCTCAAGAAACTAGCTGTCCCTAGGGTTAGGGTCCGACGCCAAGAGTCCTGGCAAGCGGTCGGGGCGCAGTCCCTAGTCCCAGGAGATATCATCGCCCTTGAAGCAGGTAACTTGGTACCTGCAGACTGCCGAGTCATGGACAGTGCTTCTTTACGCGTGCAAGAAGCGTCTCTAACGGGAGAATCTGAACCCGTTAATAAAATCGTCGACGCCTTAGCCGATCAGCATCCCTTAGCTGAACGTTACAACATGGTCTACATGGGAACGGCTGTTACCTATGGCCGAGGTCAAGCGGTGGTCACTCACACGGGGATGAAAACGGAGCTTGGCCAGATTGCAGCGGCGATTCAAACGGCTAAGCCTAGTCCAACGCTGCTCCAGCAGCGCTTGGATCGGTTTGGGCAACAACTTGCGATCGCAATCACAATCCTCATCCTAATCATCTTTCTCCTGGGGCTATGGCAGGGCGAAAATTTGCGATTTATGTTCCTAACTGCCGTGAGCTTAGGGGTTGCAGCCGTTCCCGAGGGTTTACCTGCCATCGTCACGATTGCACTGGCCTTAGGGGCTCAGCGCATGTTGAAGCATCAAGCCCTTATTCGGAAGCTGCCCGCGGTGGAGACCCTTGGTTCCGTGACGGTTATTTGTTCAGACAAAACCGGAACCTTGACTGAGAACCGCATGGCCGTCACTGATTTGGTCTTTGCTGGCACAGAGATGTCTATCCCTGCCACTCCCAACATGCCATTGACGCCCACGTTACCGCCCAACCCTTGTTTGCAGAGCCTGCAGTCTAACCAGCAATCTGTACTCGATGTGATGCTGACGGGGCTAGCCCTTTGCAATGATGCCTGTTTAGAATCCGATCCCGATCAACTCAATCACTATCGTCTTCTGGGAGATCCGACAGAAACAGCATTGCTAGCCGCTGCGGCCCAGTTAGGCTCCTGGCCCCCTCAATTCCGCCAACATCTCCCTCGTCATCAAGAACTTCCCTTTGATGCCAACCGCAAGTTAATGAGTACGGTGCATCGATTTCAAACGATGCCCGGTCTGGAGGCACTTGCCCAATCTGCTCCGGCTCCCCTCAGCTCCTTAAATCTCATGTTTACCAAAGGGGCTCTGGATCGTCTATTGGATCAATCCAGTCATATTTGGGGTGCAGATCTGATCGAGCCCCTCTCAGCAGCCAAACGGCAAGAAATTTCTCAAATTCACGATCGCCTGGCTGCTGACGGGAAACGCATTTTGGGACTGGCTCTGCGATGGCTTCCCCAAAGTCCGAACGGTTTATCTCCACAGAACCTTGAGCAGGACTTAGTGCTGGTGGGGTTAGTGGCCATGATTGATCCACCCCGTCCTGAAGCAAAAGACGCTGTATTTTTGTGTCAGACCGCAGGGATTCGTCCAGTCATGATTACTGGGGATCACCCGATTACAGCGAAAGCCATCGCCCAGCAGCTCAACATTGCTAGCAGCCTCCCTCTGACGGGCCAAGACCTAGACAAAATCAATGAGGCTGAACTCTTAGAAGCGGTTCAGCATGTTTCGATTTATGCTCGGGTCTCCCCCCAACATAAGCTGGCAATTGTGCGCACATTGCAGCACCAGGGGCAGATTGTGGCTATGACCGGAGATGGAATTAATGATGCCCCCGCCTTAAAGCAGGCCAATATTGGTGTAGCGATGGGCATCACCGGCACGGATGTCGCAAAACAAGCAGCGGATATGATTCTGCTAAATGATGACTTTTCAACCATTGTGGAAGCAGTGCGGGAAGGGCGAGTCATTTATGACAATATTCGCAAATTTATCAAGTACACCTTGAGCGGCAATTGTGGTGAGCTGTGGGTGATCTTGATGGCTCCCTTAGTGAATATGCCGATTCCGCTGCTACCGCTGCAAATTTTATGGATCAATTTACTGGCTGATGGTCTACTGGCCATCGGGTTGAGTGTGGAACCCGCAGAGCGCAACATCATGCGCCGATCTCCCTACTCTCCTACCGAGAACCTATTTAGCCGTGGGGTGGGTCGGGATATTGCTTGGATTGGATTATTGTTAGGCTGTCTGTTCTTCGGAGTAGGGTACTGGGGTTGGCAGACTGGGCTGGCCCATTGGCAAACCCTGATTTTTTCCACCCTGGCATTTTCGCGAATTTTTCTCGTCCAAGCCATTCGCAGTGAGCAAGAGTCCTTGTTCAAAATGGGCGTAATAAGCAATAGACCTTTACTAGGAACGGTATTGCTGACCACAGGCCTGCAGCTATTGGTCCTCTACCATCCGATGTTTCAAAAAATCTTTGAAACCCAGCCTCTTTCTATGGTGGAGCTGCTGCTTTGCCTTGGAGTTGCCAGTCTAGGTTTCTGGGCCGTTGAACTACAAAAATGGCGAATGCGGCGGACTTCTCGCCTGGGCTAA